A region from the Hippopotamus amphibius kiboko isolate mHipAmp2 chromosome 15, mHipAmp2.hap2, whole genome shotgun sequence genome encodes:
- the LOC130836968 gene encoding zinc finger protein 709-like, whose protein sequence is MDVASRSHRVGGACCPAFRVSGSSGVALYPSRVVGVEGRTQEDPEDVAMDSLAIEDVAVNFTLEEWALLDPSQRKLYRDVMREIFWNLTSVGKTWEDHGVGDQYKNQGGSLRSPMVERLSERKDSSPCGENFSLIPCLNLRKKTTGLKPCNCSACGKVFMDHSSLSRHMKCHIEREPGEFQKYGDKLYKCKHCGKSFNHLTSFLQHKRSHTGEKLYECKTCSRALSTLSCLRKHERTHTGEKPYKCKACGKAFTWLITFQKHMITHNGDGPYKCKECEKVFINPSSLKIHERSHTGEKPYQCKQCGKAFSYYCSLRVHGRTHTGEKPYECKQCGKAFSCHESLQTHERIHTGEKPYQCKHCEKAYRYHSSLRTHERSHTGEKPYHCKQCGKAFRCKQTFRAHERSHRGEKPYECKQCGKGFSYFSSFRMHKWHHTGEKPYVCKTCSKALSSPTSLRNHERTHTGEKPYECKECGKAFTWHKTFQYHMITHTRDGPYKCKECEKVFLNPSSLKIHEKSHSGEKPYQCKQCGKNFSSQKGFQMHERTHTGEKPYECKICGKTYTWYKTFQYHMIAHTGDGPYKCKECEKVFINPSSLKIHEWSHTGEKPYQCKQCGLSFSSQKGLQNHERNHTGEKPYECKEYGKSLFVTSSSRKQEGTHAGETLYVCKTCSKAFSTHSSLRNHVRTHTGEKPYECKICGKTFTSTYAQVHERTHTGEKPYQCQECGKAYISLSSIQRHMRLHTGEKPHKCAECGKAFFYHSNLRRHEKIH, encoded by the exons ATGGACGTCGCTTCTCGCTCCCATCGCGTAGGGGGTGCGTGTTGCCCAGCCTTCAGGGTCAGTGGTTCTTCTGGTGTGGCGCTTTATCCTTCACGGGTGGTTGGAGTCGAGGGAAGGACGCAGGAAGACCCAGAAGACGTCGCAATG GACTCATTGGCCATTGAGGATGTGGCAGTGAACTTCACCCTGGAGGAATGGGCTTTGCTGGATCCTTCACAGAGGAAACTCTACAGAGATGTGATGCGGGAAATCTTCTGGAACCTGACCTCAGTAG GAAAAACATGGGAAGATCATGGCGTTGGGGATCAGTACAAAAACCAGGGGGGAAGCCTAAG AAGTCCTATGGTAGAGAGACTCTCTGAACGTAAAGACAGTAGTCCATGTGGAGAAAACTTCAGTCTTATTCCATGTCTTAATCTGAGGAAGAAAACTACTGGATTAAAACCATGCAACTGCAGTGCATGTGGAAAAGTGTTCATGGACCATTCATCCCTTTCTAGACACATGAAATGTCACATTGAACGTGAACCAGGAGAGTTTCAAAAATATGGGGACAAGCTATATAAATGTAAGCACTGTGGTAAATCCTTTAATCATCTCACTTCCTTCCTACAGCACAAAAGaagtcacactggagagaaactgTATGAATGTAAAACATGTTCTAGAGCATTGAGTACTCTCAGTTGTCTTCGAAAACATGAAAGAACCcatactggagaaaaaccctataAGTGTAAGgcatgtgggaaagccttcacaTGGCTCATAACCTTTCAAAAACACATGATAACACACAATGGAGATGGACCTtataaatgtaaggaatgtgaGAAAGTGTTTATTAATCCCAGTTCTcttaaaatacatgaaaggagtcacactggagagaaaccctatcaGTGTAAACAATGCGGCAAAGCCTTCAGTTATTACTGTTCCTTAAGAGTACATGGaagaactcacactggagagaaaccctatgaatgtaaacaatgtggaaaagcctttagTTGTCATGAAAGCCTTCAAACACATGAAAGaattcacacaggagagaagccctatCAATGTAAACACTGTGAGAAAGCCTACAGATATCACAGTTCTCTTCGAACCCATGAGAGgagtcacactggagagaaaccatatcATTGTAAACAGTGTGGAAAAGCCTTTCGATGTAAACAAACCTTTCGAGCACATGAAAGGAGTCACAgaggagagaaaccttatgaatgtaagCAGTGTGGTAAAGGGTTCAGTTATTTCAGTTCCTTCCGAATGCACAAATGGcatcacactggagagaaaccgtaTGTGTGTAAAACATGTTCTAAAGCACTGAGTAGTCCCACTTCTCTGCGGAATCATGAAAGAACCCACACTGGTGAAAAGCCCTATgagtgtaaggaatgtgggaaagccttcaccTGGCACAAAACCTTCCAATATCACATGATAACACACACTAGAGATGGAccttataaatgtaaagaatgtgaGAAAGTATTCCTGAATCCTAGTTctcttaaaatacatgaaaagagtCACTCTGGGGAGAAACCCTATCAATGTAAACAATGTGGTAAAAATTTTAGTTCTCAAAAAGGTTTCCAAATGCATGAAAGAACGcatactggagaaaaaccctatgaatgtaaaatatgtgGGAAAACCTATACATGGTACAAAACCTTCCAGTATCACATGATAGCACACACTGGAGATGGAccttataaatgtaaagaatgtgaGAAAGTGTTCATTAATCCCAGTTCTCTTAAAATCCATGAATGgagtcacactggagagaaaccctatcaGTGTAAACAATGTGGTTTAAGTTTTAGTTCGCAAAAAGGATTacaaaatcatgaaagaaatcacactggagaaaaaccctaCGAATGTAAGGAGTATGGGAAGTCATTGTTTGTTACCAGTTCTTCTCGAAAACAGGAAGGGACTCATGCTGGAGAGACACTGTATGTGTGTAAAACATGTTCTAAAGCATTTAGTACTCATAGTTCTCTTCGAAATCATGTAAGAACccacactggagaaaagccctatgaatgtaaaatatgtgGGAAAACTTTCACTTCCACTTATGCTCAAGTACATGAAAgaactcatactggagagaaaccctatcaATGtcaggaatgtgggaaagcctacATTTCTCTGTCAAGCATTCAGCGACACATGAGACTGCACACTGGGGAGAAACCACATAAATGTgcagaatgtgggaaagccttctttTATCACAGTAATTTACGAAGACATGAAAAGATTCACTAG